The following coding sequences are from one Diachasmimorpha longicaudata isolate KC_UGA_2023 chromosome 6, iyDiaLong2, whole genome shotgun sequence window:
- the LOC135163541 gene encoding uncharacterized protein LOC135163541: MENWPSSSSTSIESTAEAALEERPVSAHPVALNLERPQDFLERYSTLDRLLRISARVLRVINNMRGEPVPRELDLLPEELEETRIFWINYTQQESFGQVINRLINGQDIANNHPMARLIPYLDENQTIRLGGRLKRSNLQPEARNPSILPRQSRLTSLVIEEAHRKTLHGGVQATLPHIRHKYWIIGGRHPVKSHIRKCVICARHRAIRGQQLMGQLPPRRITSARPFNHAGVDYAGPIKISRWRGSGARQYHGYIAVFVCLATSAIHLELLTDLTSQAFIETYKRFTGRRGICATLSSDNAKTFMGANNELGKLLDESRKEIHHIINELASNGTKWIFIPPQSPHMGGKWEAAVKSVKFHLKRLTGNLVLTYEELNTLIIQIEAQLNSRPLCALSDDPDDCRALTPGHFIIGEPINAVPEPSLINQKMEGLTRWKMIARIAQQFWDRWSRECMHHYQTIYKWKRSTDDIKVGTLVLIIDERYPPTKWPLGRVSRVHSSDDNLTRVVDITTGAGGANTYTRHINKVVPLPISTEEEDQQEDHSSSSDDEGGRNV, translated from the coding sequence ATGGAAAACtggccatcatcatcatcaacatcaaTCGAATCTACGGCAGAAGCAGCACTGGAGGAAAGGCCAGTGTCTGCACATCCGGTGGCACTGAATCTGGAGAGACCTCAAGATTTCTTGGAGAGGTACTCTACACTCGACAGGTTGCTCAGGATCTCGGCGAGAGTCCTGAGAGTCATCAACAACATGAGAGGGGAGCCAGTCCCAAGAGAATTAGATCTCTTGCCAGAAGAACTGGAGGAGACCAGAATCTTTTGGATCAACTATACACAACAGGAGAGTTTTGGACAAGTCATCAATCGCCTCATCAATGGACAAGACATCGCAAATAATCATCCAATGGCACGGTTGATTCCTTATCTGGATGAGAATCAGACCATTCGCCTAGGCGGGCGGCTGAAACGATCAAATCTTCAGCCAGAAGCCAGGAACCCATCAATTCTACCAAGACAATCAAGGCTTACATCACTGGTCATCGAGGAGGCTCATCGGAAAACTCTTCATGGAGGAGTACAGGCGACGTTGCCACACATCAGACACAAATATTGGATCATCGGGGGTCGTCATcctgtaaaatcgcatattcgCAAGTGCGTCATCTGCGCACGACATCGAGCCATCAGGGGACAGCAGCTTATGGGACAGCTGCCTCCAAGAAGAATCACATCAGCACGGCCATTCAATCACGCAGGGGTGGACTACGCAGGTCCTATCAAAATCAGCAGATGGAGAGGATCAGGAGCTCGACAATATCATGGGTACATTGCAGTTTTTGTGTGTCTTGCCACATCAGCAATTCACCTTGAACTACTCACAGATTTAACATCACAGGCATTCATCGAGACCTACAAACGATTCACTGGAAGGAGAGGTATCTGTGCTACACTTAGCAGTGACAATGCTAAGACATTCATGGGAGCAAACAATGAGCTGGGCAAGCTTTTAGACGAATCAAGGAAGGAAATTCATCACATCATCAACGAACTGGCATCAAACGGCACAAAATGGATCTTCATCCCACCGCAATCACCCCACATGGGTGGGAAATGGGAAGCTGCGGTGAAATCTGTGAAATTTCATCTAAAAAGGCTCACAGGGAATTTGGTACTCACGTACGAGGAACTCAATACACTCATCATCCAAATCGAGGCGCAACTTAACTCGAGGCCTCTCTGCGCTCTATCAGACGATCCTGATGACTGCAGAGCCCTCACACCTGGACACTTCATCATTGGGGAACCCATCAACGCAGTTCCAGAGCCATCACTCATCAATCAGAAAATGGAAGGTCTCACAAGGTGGAAAATGATCGCAAGGATCGCTCAACAATTCTGGGACAGGTGGTCAAGGGAGTGTATGCATCATTATCAAACTATCTACAAATGGAAAAGATCAACGGATGACATCAAGGTCGGAACACTAGTTCTCATCATTGACGAGAGGTATCCACCAACAAAGTGGCCTCTAGGACGAGTATCAAGGGTTCATTCAAGTGATGACAATCTCACAAGGGTGGTAGACATCACCACTGGGGCAGGAGGTGCAAATACCTACACCAGACACATCAACAAGGTGGTTCCGTTACCAATCAGCACCGAGGAGGAAGACCAACAAGAGGATCATTCATCATCATCCGACGATGAAGGCGGGCGGAATGTATAA